One stretch of Zingiber officinale cultivar Zhangliang chromosome 6B, Zo_v1.1, whole genome shotgun sequence DNA includes these proteins:
- the LOC121991013 gene encoding uncharacterized protein LOC121991013, which yields MSCSDEEKVESAAYHLRDQAVTWWEMQKTIFGEQRITWVMFRDAFERQYFPATFCLARRQEFLNLKQGDRSVMEYNAEFCRLAEFCPHLVAQDYDRMLQFTQGLAAYIQLRMSGFPGSSYREVLDRALFIEMTQQQVNQEKSKDKQLSQKRGNKGQDLQVTSEGSTRPQKSGRTTDESTSFPKRDRKKDSGGIRCFQCGSKSHLKPDCPLDHSICFYCKLPGHESRECSLKAQLETTKVTFQGDRPTQPWQQRGSQTNQSASR from the coding sequence ATGAGTTGTTCAGATGAAGAGAAAGTGGAATCGGCTGCGTATCATCTTCGGGATCAGGCAGTCACATGGTGGGAGATGCAGAAGACAATCTTTGGGGAACAACGCATCACATGGGTGATGTTCCGGGATGCTTTTGAGCGCCAGTATTTTCCAGCCACATTCTGTTTAGCTCGACGCCAGGAATTTCTGAATCTCAAGCAGGGTGATCGATCGGTGATGGAGTACAACGCTGAATTCTGTAGATTGGCTGAGTTTTGTCCTCATTTGGTGGCACAGGATTATGACAGGATGTTGCAGTTCACCCAGGGTTTAGCAGCATATATTCAGCTCAGGATGTCAGGATTTCCAGGTAGCTCCTACCGAGAAGTTTTGGATCGGGCACTGTTTATAGAGATGACTCAGCAGCAGGTAAATCAGGAGAAAAGTAAGGACAAGCAGCTGTCGCAGAAGAGAGGGAATAAGGGTCAAGACTTGCAAGTTACTTCCGAAGGATCTACTCGACCACAGAAATCAGGGCGAACCACGGACGAGTCTACTAGTTTCCCTAAGAGAGATCGGAAGAAGGACAGTGGTGGAATTAGGTGTTTCCAGTGCGGTTCGAAAAGTCACCTCAAACCCGATTGTCCGTTGGATCATTCGATATGCTTCTACTGTAAGCTTCCGGGCCATGAGAGTCGGGAATGTTCCTTGAAGGCTCAGTTGGAGACTACTAAAGTTACCTTTCAGGGAGATCGACCCACCCAGCCATGGCAGCAGAGAGGATCTCAAACGAATCAGAGTGCTTCTCGTTAG